Part of the Apilactobacillus apisilvae genome is shown below.
TAAATTTTGTAAAGCTGAGATTAATCCTGCTCTAATTCTAGCTGGATTGTTGGAAGACATCCCTATTTTAGAAGCAATTTCATCAGCTTTTTTAAAACCAATGCCATTAATATCTTCAACTAAGCGATACGGATTTTCATTAATAACATCTAAAGTATCATTTTTATACTTATTATAAATACTAGATGATAAATCACTACCAAATCCATAACTATTCAAGCCAATAATAACTTGCTCCATCCCATTATTTTTATTAATAGAATTAACAATTGTTGTATTTTGCTTATTATTCAATCCTACTTTATTCAAAACTTTAGAATCGTTTAAAATATTTTGAATTAGATTATTACCTAAAATATCAACAACTCTAGAAGCAGTTTTTTTACCAATTCCAGGAAAGTCATCACCAGATAAATATGAAACTAAACCTTCGTAAGATGTAGGAACATTACTTTCATAATTAGTAGCTTTAAATTGTTTTCCATACTTTGGGTGTTCAACTATATTACCATAAAAGCAATACTCATTGTCCTCAACTACATCAGCAAAATTACCAGTAATAACAACTTCATCTTCATTCCAGTCAGAAAGATTAGTATCGATAATTTTAACAAGAATTACTTTATAAAAGCTATCGTTACTTTCAAAAAAGGTGGCCGTAACTTTTCCTTTTATATATGTTTGGTTTTGTTCTTTATCGTCCCCACTATCTGCGAACAAACTAATGGATTCTGCCACGGGCTTATTCCTCCTTATTTTTTGCTTTGTTTAGCTTGAATATATTTTTCGATATCAGATAAACGCTTTTGACCATCATTGAAATATTTTTCATCATATTTTTTAGATTTATTAAAATAATTACTAAAATTTTCGCCTAAAACCATTGCAACAATTCCACGATCAAAATTAGCTTTACCATTTTTAGGTTGGGCTTTTAATGTTGTATCTAAAAATTGAGCAGCTTCAGAAAAATTTCCCAATGCCATTAAACTACTTCCTAAAAGATAGTTAACATCTGGATCTTGTCTTCTAAATCCTTGTGCAGTTAAAGCAAAAACAACCGCTTTTTTGTAATCTTTTTTTCCCATATAACTTTGAGCTAACATAATATATGAATCTGATTTAAGATCTGAACTACTCAAAGAATTAAATTGTTCAATCGATTTATCAAATTCACCAGCAGCATAGTAAACATTCCCTAAGCCATAAGTTAAAACTTCTTTAGCTTTTTTACTTTGATTTGCAAATAATCCCAAGGCTTTCATCATTAGCTCTTCTGCTTGAGTAAAATTATGCAATTCAACTAAAAAAGCACCTAAATCATAATAAGTTCGATAATCATGTGGGTGTTCATCAATATCAGTAACTAAATTGTGTAAAGTTTTGTCAGCTTTTTTTTGTCTTTTTTCATGTTCTTTTTGAACTTGAGATTGTCTATTTTTTAACTTTTCATCATTATTTTCCATAATATCACCTATATTAAGTCAGTCTTATCTAAATTCTTATTTAAATAGTCAGTATCGTTCCATTTAATTAAATGAAAGCTGTAACCATTATCATTAGTTTCTAAAATGGTGGTGCTAGTATTAGCTAATCCACCACGATTTCTAACATCTTTAATTGGGGTATCCAATAGTGCATTAATAATGGCTTTAAGCGCAGCACCATGACTAAAAATAATTACGTTACTATAATCATTATTATTTTTAACTATTGATTGAATTGCAGGCCGCATTCTATTAATAACATCAGAAAAGCTTTCTCCACCAATTTCCTTAGCATCATACTTTTCCGGATGATTCCTAAAATTATTAAAAGATTCAGGATATTTCTTTTCTACATCCAAAAACTTTTGGCCTTCCATTTTACCTAAATTGAACTCTTCTAAACGGCTCCATAAAGATAAATTAGGTCGATGATCTAATTGATTAATTACCCTGTTAGCAGTTAATCTGGCCCGTTTAATTGGACTAGAATATGCATGTGAAAATTTAATTGTCTTCAGTTCAGTAGCTAATTTATCCATCTCATTATAACTTTGTTGCAATAAATCAGAATCGCCTCCTGCACCTTGATAACGACTTTCTAAATTCCATTTTGTTTTGCCATGTCTTATAAAATATAATCTCAATTTTATCCCTCGTTAAAAAATTATTATATATATTATCTCAATTTACCAATATAAATTCAAAGTTTTAAACAAAAAAAGTCTTTAAAATATTTTTTAAAGACTTTTTATAGTTAAATATATTGTAATTCTTTGTCATTTTGAAAAGCAGCATCAATAATGCCTGATCCTAAACATTCATCGCCATCATAGAAAACAACTGCTTGACCAGGAGTAACGGCTCTAGCCGGTTCATCAAAAATGACACGTAATGACTTACCATCATCATTCAAATGAACTGTAACGTTAACATCAGTTTGACGATAACGGAACTTGGCAGTACAACGAAAATCATTGCCACGGTTAGTAATATCATTAATCCAGAAAATATCAGAGGCATCTAAATAATCAGCATACAAATGTTTATTTTCATATCCCTTACCAACGTATAAAATATTTTTGGATAAATCTTTACCAACAACAAACCATGGACGGTTGTCGGTGCCATCGCCACCGATACCAAGGCCACGACGTTGACCAATTGTATAGTACATTAAGCCATCATGAGTACCTTTAACTTCACCATCAAAAGTCATCATTTTACCTGAAGTTGCAGGTAAATAATTACTTAAGAATGATTTAAAGTTTTTTTCTCCGATAAAACAAATTCCCATAGAATCTTTTTTATCAGCAGTTGCAAGGCCTGCTTCTTTAGCGATTTCTCTAACTTTTGGTTTTTCCATATCACCAATTGGGAACATAACACGATCCAATTGTTCAGCTGACAATTGGCTTAAGAAGTAGGTTTGATCTTTATTATCGTCACTCCCTCTTAATAAATGGTTATGCCCTTGACTATCTCTTTCCAAACGAGAATAGTGGCCAGTAGCAATATAATCAGCACCTAATTCTAGTGCATAATCTAAAAATGCTCTAAATTTAATTTCTTTATTACAAATAACATCTGGATCAGGTGTTCTACCCTTCTTGTATTCTTCTAAGAAATAAGTAAAGACACGATCCCAATATTCTTTTTCAAAGTTTACAGAATAATAAGGAATCCCAATTTCAGAAGCAACTTTAGCAACATCTTTATAATCTTCAGTTGCTGTACATACTCCATTTTCATCGGTATCATCCCAATTTTTCATAAAAACCCCGATAACATCATAACCCTGTTGCTTCAATAAATAAGCTGAAACAGATGAATCTACTCCACCTGACATTCCAACAACAACACGAGTCTTACTATTATCTGTCATATAAAACTCACCATCATTTCTTCTAGATTCATAGAATCTACGATTTGAAGGTCGCATATCCCATAGTTGCTATAATACATATTTTAGCAATCAAATGCAATAAATTCACAAAAAAAGAAACGCCCAGGCGTTTCTTTTTATTTTTTAATAAAAACTTCTCGTTCAACAAAATTATTCATTAAAAATTGAAATTGCTGAATTAAATTATCTTTATTAGTATTTTTAAAAATATTAACTTTATTCATTCCATTACCACTAACTGTAGACATTTTGAACGATTTTAAATCAGCCTTAAAGGTGATTTTTAACTTTATTCCTTTGTAAGGATCTTCAGTGTCTAAAGATTGTTCAAATGCAAAGTTACCTGCATTAGTTTTACTGAATCCAGTATCAGTTAATGTATAACGTTTGATTGATGGATTAATTGAATAAACATTAGAATCACCATCAATTTTATTTTCAGTTGAAAAAGCCATTTTAAGTTCTCCTATCTTTTTATCCGATTTACAATTCTTATTAAAGAAGTTACAAACGAATCAATATCATCATCAGTAGTAAATTTACTAAAACTAATTCTGATTGATTGACTAATCCGTGGACTTTCTTTCCCATACATTGCAATTAAAACATGTGATGGTTCAATACTACCAGCAGTACATGCAGACCCAGAAGAAACAGCTATACCATCTAAATCAAGATTAGTTTGTAATAGATCAGTTGGAACATTTTTAACCCATAGATTAAAAACATGCTGCAAGTTATTGTTGTCCATAGAGCCATTAACTTCAAAATCAATATTATTATTTTTTAATGTTTCAATAATTGTACGTTTAAATCCTACATAACGATCATGTAATTTTTTCTTTAATTCAGGAGTAGCTAAAGAAACCGCTGTTGCAAAGCCAGAAATAGCCGGAATGTTTTCAGTCCCAGCACGACGCTTATCTTCTTGATCTCCACCCTTGATAAAACTAGGAAAACTAATTCCTTCTTTACGATACAAAAATCCCATCATTTTAGGACCATTCAGCTTATGCGCTGAAGTAGATAACATATCAATATAATCAGCTTTTACATCAATATTTGATAGCCCATAGGCTTGTACTGCATCAGTATGAAACCAAGCTTGGTGATCTTTTAAAATTTTCCCAATTTCATGAATTGGCATATGTGAACCCACTTCGTTATTACCAGTCATGATTGTAACTAAAATAGTATCGTCATCTAAAGCAGATTTCAAATCATCAATGCTGATTTGACCATTTTTATCTACCGGAAGATAAGTTACTCTGAATCCATTATTTTCAAGAAAAGATAATGGCTTTAAAACTGCTTCGTGTTCAATTGCAGTAGTGATAATGTGATTACCTAAACTTTTTCTAGCTTCAGCAGTTTGCATAATTGCAGTATTATCACTTTCAGTTCCACCACTAGTAAAAATAATTTCATCTGATTCGGCATTAATACTTTTAGCAATAATATCTCTACTATCTTCTAGAATTGTATGGGCTCTTCTACCAAGTCCATATAAAGTTGAGGCATTACCATATACATTTTTAAATTTATCATACATATCTGCTAAAACTTCATCGTCAATTTTAGTAGTAGCAGCATTGTCTAAATAAATTTCTTTCAAGTATATTCAATCCTCTCTAATTATTTATTTTCAAATAGGTTCAATAACATCTTAGCAGAACGTTTACCTGCATCAATAATAAATTTATCAAAACTATTATCTGCATCCTCGTCTCCAACATCGGACATAGCTCTCACAACAACATAAGGAATGTTAAATTGATTAGCAATTTGACCAACGGCAGCACCTTCCATTTCACATGAAAGTGCATCTGGAAATTCTTTTAAGATATTGTCGATTGCACTTTGACTAGCAATAAATTGATCTCCAGTAACTATCAGACCATGTTTCACGTTTAGACCAACATTTTCTGATGCTTCTGCTACTTTACTAGTCCATTCTTTAGAAGCTTCAAATCTGGCTGGTTGGCCAGGTAACTGTCCATATGCATATCCGGCTGCTTTTGCATCAACATCGTGGTATGCCGTCTCACTAGAAATAACAACATCACCAACTGATAATCCAGTACCAATTCCACCAGCAGATCCAGAGTTAATTACAATATCAACATTAAAATTAGTAATTAGCATTGCAGTAGTAGATCCTGCTTCAACCTTACCAATTCCTGATTTAACTAATACAACTGATTTTCCAAAAATATTTCCTTCATGAAAAATAACTCCATGAATATTAGTTTGCTTATCATTATCAAGTGAAGAAATCAATGTTTTAATTTCTTCATCCATTGCACATAAAATTCCAAATTTCATAATTAATCACCAATCCTATGGATTAAAGAAAAACAAGATTAAATAGGTAATAATAATTCCTAATATAAGCCAAAAAATTATCCAATTTAAAATTTTCTTTAATCTACTATTTTTTTGTTCAAATTTGTTTTTGTCATTAGTTTGTTTGCTTTTATGATACTCTTCCCTGGTTAAATCAGCATTATTTTTCATAACACTCAACACCTACTTTTTTTGTAACAACTTCCAGTAGAAAATTGCAGTAATTGTTTTTGCATCTTCAATTTTACCACTGTCAATTAAATTCATTGCTTCTTCCAAAGTGTATTCATCAATATTTAAATATTCTCCCTGATCACGTGGAAGTTCGTCACTAACTGGTTCCAAATCAGTTGCCATATAAAGATCCATATATTCATCAGAAAATCCAACAGTAGAATAAAATCCAGTAATTCTTTTTAAATTATTGGCATGATATCTAGTTTCTTCATTAAGTTCTCTAATTGCAGCATGTTTTGATGTATCATCACGATTGTCTACCTTACCAGCTGGTATTTCCAATGTTGATTTGGAAATTGGTGCACGCCATTGTCTTTCTAATAACATTTTATTAGATTTAGTAATAACAAGAATGCCAACAGCTTTTGAATGATGAACAACATCTCTTGTGGATGTATCTCCATTAGGTAATTTAACTGTTTGTTTTTCAACGTCAATAATTGAACCTTTGTATTTAGGTTCAACTTTGATTACTTTTTCTTCTAAATTCATAAAAAATCACCTTTTTCATTAATAATTTCATTTTATCGATATTTTAATCTTTTTTCAATGAATCGTTATCTTCTAAAAAAGTAATTTTAACCGCTTGTTGGCCTTTTTGTCCCTCAGCAATTTGATATTCAACAGCTTCTCCAATTTTAATGTCAGCTGCTTTTTTATTACTTACAGCAGAAGTATGGAAGAATACTTTATTTTTATCTTGCCCTTTTAAAAATCCAAAACCATGTTCCGGATTAAAATTGTTAACTTTTCCTTTTATCATAATAACTCTCCTTAAAATAAAAAAGCTGGGATTAAATCCCAGTCAATTTTATTATTTTTCTTCAAATCCTTCAGATGCAGTTTCTGGGAAGTTTGCACGAACGATTTTAGCGCAACGACCACAGAATTTAGGATAATCAGCATCAGATCCAACATCAGTACTAATTAAACGACAACGCTCACAAGTATCCCCTTCAGCATGATCAACTTTAATAGCTAATTCATTTCTAAAGTTTTGTGCATCTTCTGGTGCATTATCAATAGTATCGATAGACATTTGAGAAACCATCAAGATTTGTTGAACATTTGCATCTAATTTATCAAATAATGACTTAGTTTCACCACTTAAATATAATGATAAATTAGCTTCAGAAGCTTTACCAATTAATTTATCATCACGGGCTTCTTCTAAAGCCTTTAGTACATCATCACGAAGCTTCATAAATTGTGACCAATTATCGAAAATAGCATCTTCATTATCAAAATGTTTAACTTCTGGCATTTCAGATAATTGTACAAAATCTTCTGATTCTTTTAAGAATGGCCAAATTTCTTCGGCAGTATGAGGAAGAATTGGTGTAATTAATTTTGTAATAGAAACAACTGCATCATATAAAACAGTTTGCATAGATCTTCTACTTAAACTATCTTTTGCATCAATATATAAAATATCTTTTGCAAAATCAAGATAGAATGCAGATAAATCAGAGTTAATGAATGATTGTAACTTACGATTTAGACTTAGAAAATCATAATTATCATAATCATTTTTAACTTCACTAATAAATTTATTTAATTTTACCAGCATATATTGATCAACAGGTGCCATATCAGCAAATTCTACAGTATCTTCTTTAGGATCAAAATCAGAAGTATTAGCTAACATATATCTAACTGTATTTCTGATCTTTTTATATGAATCAGACACCTTAACAAAGTTTTCCATTGATACACGAACATCAGCAGAAGTATCAACTGAGGTTACCCATAAACGAACGATTTCTGCACCCATCTTCTTAATTACGTCAATTGGTGCGATAGTGTTACCTAGTGACTTACTCATTTTATGACCATTACCATCAAGGGTAAATCCTTGAGATAGTAATTGTTTGTATGGAGCCTTGTTATCATATGCAACACTTGTAATTAAACTAGAATTAAACCAACCACGATATTGATCAGATCCTTCCAAATACAAATCTGCAGGATAAGTTAGGTAGTCTCTTTCAGCACAGACACCTTGGTGTGATGAACCGGAATCAAACCAAACATCCATAATATCATTTTCTTTAGTAAATTTACCATTTGGTGAATGTTCACTAGTAAAACCATCAGGTAATAGATCTTTAGCTTCTTTTTCAAACCAAATATCTGAACCATGTTTAGCAAATAAGTCGGCAACATGACTAGTAGTTTCTTTAGTGATGATAGCTTCGCCATCTTCACCATAGAAAATTGGAAGAGGTACTCCCCAAACACGTTGTCTAGAGATAACCCAATCGCCACGATCTTTAATCATATTATGAAGACGTTTTTTACCCCATCCTGGTTTAAAATCAACATCTTCAATTGCATTTAAAATATTATCTTTAATCTTATCAACGGAAGCAAACCATTGATCAGTTGCACGATAAATAACTGGTTTTTTAGTACGCCAGTCAAATGGATAACTATGAACAACTGGTTCTTCCTTTAACAATAGATTCTTTTCTTTTAATTTATCCAAAGCGATTTCATTAGCATCATCATAAAAGACACCTTCAAAATCTTTCCCCGCTTCTTTGGTCAAATAACCTTGCGCATCAACATCAACAAAAATATCTAATCCATTAGCTTTACCAACATTGTAATCATCTTCACCAAATCCAGGAGCAGTATGAACTAAACCTGTACCTGTATCGATAGTAACAAAGTCACCAAGCATAGTAAGGATCTTACGGTCCATAAATGGATGTTGAGCAAGAACACCTTCAAGTTCTTGACCTTTTACAGTTTTAACAATTTCATAATTTTTCCAGCCAAATGTTTCAGCATCTTTTTCTACTAATTCAGTTGCTAAAACAAATTGTCGATCATCATCTTCTGGTTTAACAACTGAATAGTTGAATCCAGCATCAATTGTAATCCCTTCAGAAGCTGGAATTGTCCAAGGAGTAGTTGTCCAAACAACCATGTAAGTATTATCTTCATCCAATACTCCTTTACCATCGATAACTTTTTCAGCATAAAAAGCAGTTGGAGAAGTAATATCATGATATTCAACTTCGGCTTCAGCTAATGCTGATTCTGAAGACCATGACCAAATAACTGGTTTTTTACCACGATAAATTAATCCTTTTTCAGCCATTTTACCAAAGACGCGAATTTCAGCTGCCTCAAATTCTGGTTTTAAAGTTAAATATGGATTGTCCCATTCAGCTGAAACACCTAAACGTTTAAATTCATCTTTTTGACGTTCCACTTGTTTTAAAGCATAATCATGACATAATTTTCTAAAATCATTAGTTGACATTTTTTTACGGTCATAACCCGCTTGAGTTAATTTTTGTTCAATTGGTAGTCCATGAGTATCCCAACCGGGAACATATGGTGATCTAAATCCATTCATCGACTTATATCTAACAATAAAATCTTTTGAAATTTTGTTCATCGCATGACCCATATGAATATCACCATTAGCATATGGAGGTCCATCATGAAGAATAAATGATGGTTTGCCTTGATTTAACTTTTGTCTTAATTCATATACTTGGTTTTCTTCCCATGTTTTTTGACGTTCTACTTCTTTAACTGGTAAATTACCGCGCATTTTAAACTTAGTTTTTCCTAAATTTAATGTATCTTTTACTCGCATGAACAAACAACTCCTTTTTTAATAAAAAAAGACTTCATCGCAAGGGACGAAGTCTTCGTGGTACCACCCAATTTTAGAATAAATAATTCTATCTTAGTTAATTATATTGAGATTAATAAAGAGATGATCTGTAAATATATTGATTAACAACTAATCTCACACCATACATTAGCTCGCTTATGTTTCAATACAAACTTTCTATTCTCTTACTCAAAACTATTCAAATATATTAAATGAACCATCTGGATAAAATACTGTTACTTTTTTATCATTCAATTCATCTTTACCTGTAGATTTTACGCTATCTTGTTTATAATTGTCAAGCTCATTTACCTTTTTCAAAACATTATCATAATTATCATCTGAAGAATTAATTACTTGATCCCATTTATTATTTTCTAGTAAATCAAGTTGGCTTTGTAATAAAGTCCTAATTTTTTGTTTAAACTCAGAAGTACTTTTATGCAAATCATCATTAACAGTTAATAATGATTTAGCACGTTCAGAAGCATCTTTCATTATATTATTTGACTTAGTTGTTGCATCATCCAATATCTTATTAGCTTTTTTTTGTGATTCTTCAGAAATAGTCTTAGATTCCTTCTTAGCCTCACTTCTCAAATTATCAGCAGCATTCTGAGCTACTATGATTGATTGATTTAAAGAATCTTTCATTCCATCGTATTGTTTTAATTTTTCATCTACTGAATTTAACTTTTTCTTCAATGTTTCATTATCTTCTAAAGTTAATTGATAATCTTTAATAATACGATCTAGATAATCATTAACTTCATCAATATTATAACCTCTCATTTTTACTGAAAATTCTTTATTGTGAATATCTTGTGGACTAAGTACCATTTTAAATTTCCTCCAAATCACTTTTTTAATATTGAAATAAAAGCTTTACTTTTACCCTTTTTAGTTTCTCCATCTTTACTTTCCAGCTTGACCCTACCGTACCTTCTAACAGAAATAACATCATTGACTGACATCTCAGTATCAGGATGATCATGCAAAGTCCAATTTAAATGTACTTTATTATGATTTACTAGTGTCTTGGCATCATTTCTAGAAATATGAAAAGAAGTAGATATAATATTATCCACTCTGAATGAAGACAATATTAAATGTCTTTCTTCCCAATCATTTTCTGGAGTAATGATATTGTCTAAAGAAATTTTTTGAATAGATACTTTAATTTTTCCAATTCTATCTAAAGACATTTGCAAATATTCCGATATTTCTTTAGTACACAAAAATTGCCAATTACAGCCATCAGTCAAAATATCACCAATTGTAGAACGATCAATACCAGACCCCATTAAAGTTCCTAATACTTTACTATGCTTTAAATTAGAAAATTTTTCTGGATAATCAATATTAAAAGCAACAACATTAAAATCTTCTTGTTCTGGAGAAAAATATTCAGGGTATAAAATAGCTCTTTTCATTTCAGAACCATAATACCCACCAAAAGTCGAAATATTAAGCCCTGAATAGCTATTAACAACAGTTTTTAATATATAGATTTCTCTAGGATTTAAAAATTTAGTTAATATCGGACGATATTGATTTATAGAATCATTAGCTAAATCATCACTTGAATCAACAAAAGAACTTTCTTCTTTTCTAAAATGTTGTTTAACATTATTGTTCATCTAATTAATCAAATTCCTTCTATAAAACAAATTAAATATTTTAGTTTAATCTTCGATTTATGTTTTTCTTAAATTCACCATCAACATCATAACTATGTGGAGAAAATAAAAAGACCAGTTCGGAAATTCGTTCAATTTTGCCATCAATAGTAAAAATAACACCATTTAAAAAGTCTATAATTCTTTTGGTAGTTTTATCATCAGCATTATCAAAGTTAATAATTACAGCATAGTTATTAATTAATTTTTTAGCAATAACCTTAACATCAGAATAAATTCTAGGTTCAAAAACTGATATTTTACTATCACTTTTTTTATTATCATTAATAGAAACTATCTTTTGTTTATCTCTTATTGAATGATTGTCTTGTTTTTGTGGTATTTCTTCTTCATCCATACCAAAAAATTTACTAAAACTAAATTTAGATGCCATTTAATTCATTCCTTTCAAGAAATGTTGAAAGTTTCAATCTGCTAATCTTTTTTTTGACGGAACTTGAAAAATGGTGGTAAATCATCACTTGAAGAATTGTCATCTGATTGATTATCAGCTGAATTATTAGCATCAAATGGATCAAATTCTTTCTTCTTAACATTAGCAAAACGACTATTATTAGGCTTATCCGAATCCATATTATCAAGTCCGTTAGAAACATTGTCTGGCTTCTTAGATTCTTTATTATGTCTTGGACTAACAACCTTTCCAGGTTGTCCCATCATTCTACTATTATTTGTATTAGATGATTGGGTTCTATTACCACTCATCATTTCTTCAGGTGTAGTTTCAATTCCAGTAGCAATTACAGTTACTCTAATTTCATCACCTAAATCTTCGTCAATTGAAGTACCAAAAATAATATTAACATCACTAGTTGCAGCTTGAGATACGATATCTGAAGCATCTTGAGC
Proteins encoded:
- a CDS encoding tetratricopeptide repeat protein, encoding MENNDEKLKNRQSQVQKEHEKRQKKADKTLHNLVTDIDEHPHDYRTYYDLGAFLVELHNFTQAEELMMKALGLFANQSKKAKEVLTYGLGNVYYAAGEFDKSIEQFNSLSSSDLKSDSYIMLAQSYMGKKDYKKAVVFALTAQGFRRQDPDVNYLLGSSLMALGNFSEAAQFLDTTLKAQPKNGKANFDRGIVAMVLGENFSNYFNKSKKYDEKYFNDGQKRLSDIEKYIQAKQSKK
- a CDS encoding histidine phosphatase family protein — encoded protein: MRLYFIRHGKTKWNLESRYQGAGGDSDLLQQSYNEMDKLATELKTIKFSHAYSSPIKRARLTANRVINQLDHRPNLSLWSRLEEFNLGKMEGQKFLDVEKKYPESFNNFRNHPEKYDAKEIGGESFSDVINRMRPAIQSIVKNNNDYSNVIIFSHGAALKAIINALLDTPIKDVRNRGGLANTSTTILETNDNGYSFHLIKWNDTDYLNKNLDKTDLI
- the mnmA gene encoding tRNA 2-thiouridine(34) synthase MnmA, which codes for MTDNSKTRVVVGMSGGVDSSVSAYLLKQQGYDVIGVFMKNWDDTDENGVCTATEDYKDVAKVASEIGIPYYSVNFEKEYWDRVFTYFLEEYKKGRTPDPDVICNKEIKFRAFLDYALELGADYIATGHYSRLERDSQGHNHLLRGSDDNKDQTYFLSQLSAEQLDRVMFPIGDMEKPKVREIAKEAGLATADKKDSMGICFIGEKNFKSFLSNYLPATSGKMMTFDGEVKGTHDGLMYYTIGQRRGLGIGGDGTDNRPWFVVGKDLSKNILYVGKGYENKHLYADYLDASDIFWINDITNRGNDFRCTAKFRYRQTDVNVTVHLNDDGKSLRVIFDEPARAVTPGQAVVFYDGDECLGSGIIDAAFQNDKELQYI
- a CDS encoding DUF1831 domain-containing protein, giving the protein MAFSTENKIDGDSNVYSINPSIKRYTLTDTGFSKTNAGNFAFEQSLDTEDPYKGIKLKITFKADLKSFKMSTVSGNGMNKVNIFKNTNKDNLIQQFQFLMNNFVEREVFIKK
- a CDS encoding cysteine desulfurase family protein, which translates into the protein MKEIYLDNAATTKIDDEVLADMYDKFKNVYGNASTLYGLGRRAHTILEDSRDIIAKSINAESDEIIFTSGGTESDNTAIMQTAEARKSLGNHIITTAIEHEAVLKPLSFLENNGFRVTYLPVDKNGQISIDDLKSALDDDTILVTIMTGNNEVGSHMPIHEIGKILKDHQAWFHTDAVQAYGLSNIDVKADYIDMLSTSAHKLNGPKMMGFLYRKEGISFPSFIKGGDQEDKRRAGTENIPAISGFATAVSLATPELKKKLHDRYVGFKRTIIETLKNNNIDFEVNGSMDNNNLQHVFNLWVKNVPTDLLQTNLDLDGIAVSSGSACTAGSIEPSHVLIAMYGKESPRISQSIRISFSKFTTDDDIDSFVTSLIRIVNRIKR
- a CDS encoding 5'-methylthioadenosine/adenosylhomocysteine nucleosidase; this translates as MKFGILCAMDEEIKTLISSLDNDKQTNIHGVIFHEGNIFGKSVVLVKSGIGKVEAGSTTAMLITNFNVDIVINSGSAGGIGTGLSVGDVVISSETAYHDVDAKAAGYAYGQLPGQPARFEASKEWTSKVAEASENVGLNVKHGLIVTGDQFIASQSAIDNILKEFPDALSCEMEGAAVGQIANQFNIPYVVVRAMSDVGDEDADNSFDKFIIDAGKRSAKMLLNLFENK
- a CDS encoding NUDIX hydrolase, which produces MNLEEKVIKVEPKYKGSIIDVEKQTVKLPNGDTSTRDVVHHSKAVGILVITKSNKMLLERQWRAPISKSTLEIPAGKVDNRDDTSKHAAIRELNEETRYHANNLKRITGFYSTVGFSDEYMDLYMATDLEPVSDELPRDQGEYLNIDEYTLEEAMNLIDSGKIEDAKTITAIFYWKLLQKK
- a CDS encoding cold-shock protein; this translates as MIKGKVNNFNPEHGFGFLKGQDKNKVFFHTSAVSNKKAADIKIGEAVEYQIAEGQKGQQAVKITFLEDNDSLKKD
- the ileS gene encoding isoleucine--tRNA ligase encodes the protein MRVKDTLNLGKTKFKMRGNLPVKEVERQKTWEENQVYELRQKLNQGKPSFILHDGPPYANGDIHMGHAMNKISKDFIVRYKSMNGFRSPYVPGWDTHGLPIEQKLTQAGYDRKKMSTNDFRKLCHDYALKQVERQKDEFKRLGVSAEWDNPYLTLKPEFEAAEIRVFGKMAEKGLIYRGKKPVIWSWSSESALAEAEVEYHDITSPTAFYAEKVIDGKGVLDEDNTYMVVWTTTPWTIPASEGITIDAGFNYSVVKPEDDDRQFVLATELVEKDAETFGWKNYEIVKTVKGQELEGVLAQHPFMDRKILTMLGDFVTIDTGTGLVHTAPGFGEDDYNVGKANGLDIFVDVDAQGYLTKEAGKDFEGVFYDDANEIALDKLKEKNLLLKEEPVVHSYPFDWRTKKPVIYRATDQWFASVDKIKDNILNAIEDVDFKPGWGKKRLHNMIKDRGDWVISRQRVWGVPLPIFYGEDGEAIITKETTSHVADLFAKHGSDIWFEKEAKDLLPDGFTSEHSPNGKFTKENDIMDVWFDSGSSHQGVCAERDYLTYPADLYLEGSDQYRGWFNSSLITSVAYDNKAPYKQLLSQGFTLDGNGHKMSKSLGNTIAPIDVIKKMGAEIVRLWVTSVDTSADVRVSMENFVKVSDSYKKIRNTVRYMLANTSDFDPKEDTVEFADMAPVDQYMLVKLNKFISEVKNDYDNYDFLSLNRKLQSFINSDLSAFYLDFAKDILYIDAKDSLSRRSMQTVLYDAVVSITKLITPILPHTAEEIWPFLKESEDFVQLSEMPEVKHFDNEDAIFDNWSQFMKLRDDVLKALEEARDDKLIGKASEANLSLYLSGETKSLFDKLDANVQQILMVSQMSIDTIDNAPEDAQNFRNELAIKVDHAEGDTCERCRLISTDVGSDADYPKFCGRCAKIVRANFPETASEGFEEK
- a CDS encoding DivIVA domain-containing protein; this translates as MVLSPQDIHNKEFSVKMRGYNIDEVNDYLDRIIKDYQLTLEDNETLKKKLNSVDEKLKQYDGMKDSLNQSIIVAQNAADNLRSEAKKESKTISEESQKKANKILDDATTKSNNIMKDASERAKSLLTVNDDLHKSTSEFKQKIRTLLQSQLDLLENNKWDQVINSSDDNYDNVLKKVNELDNYKQDSVKSTGKDELNDKKVTVFYPDGSFNIFE